The DNA sequence CGTTGATGCGCTGACCGCCCGCGGCCAGCATGATCGGCGCCATGCCGTTCCCCTTCCACCCCGCGGGCGACGACCCCGTGCCGGCCGCCGTCCGCGGGTTCGCCCGGGCCCACGCCGACCTCGTCGTCCTGCACGAGGACCCGATCCACCTGGTCGCCCGCGATCGGGCTCCCGGCAGGCGGGTCGGGCTGGTCTCCGGTGGGGGGGCCGGCCACGAGCCGCTGCACGCCGGGTTCCTCGGCCGCGGGATGCTCGACGCCGTCGCCCCCGGCCCGGTGTTCACCTCCCCGCACAACAAGGCCGTGCTGCACGCCTCCCGGGCCGCCGCCGGCCCGGACGGGGTCCTGCACGTCGTCAAGAACTACACCGGCGACCGGATCAACTTCGGCATCGCCGCGGAGCGGCTGCGGATGGAGGGCGTCGACGTCGCCCGGGTCCTCGTCGACGACGACCTGGCCACCGACGGGCTCGACACCGCCACCGGGCGGCGCGGGACCGGGGCGACCGTCGTCGTCGAGAAGATCCTCGGGGCCGCCGCGGACACCGGCGCCGGGCTCACCGAGCTCGCGACGCTGGGCGCGGACGTCGCCGCCGCCTCGCGCAGCCTCGCCGTCGCCTCCCGCGCGCAGAGCTCGGCCCGCACCGGGGAGCCCGCGTTCGCCCTCGACGGGCAGCTCGACTACGGCGTCGGCATCCACGGCGAGCGGGCACGGCGTTCGGTCGACCGGCCGCCCACCGAG is a window from the Pseudonocardia sp. HH130629-09 genome containing:
- a CDS encoding dihydroxyacetone kinase subunit DhaK, encoding MPFPFHPAGDDPVPAAVRGFARAHADLVVLHEDPIHLVARDRAPGRRVGLVSGGGAGHEPLHAGFLGRGMLDAVAPGPVFTSPHNKAVLHASRAAAGPDGVLHVVKNYTGDRINFGIAAERLRMEGVDVARVLVDDDLATDGLDTATGRRGTGATVVVEKILGAAADTGAGLTELATLGADVAAASRSLAVASRAQSSARTGEPAFALDGQLDYGVGIHGERARRSVDRPPTEELVDRMLDEIVAGLPAGPDQVVLVVNGMGGTALLELYVLAELAAIALEARGLERAGLLVGTFVPALDMAGFSLTLTRMRPEWTDLWSAPARTAAFPRTETS